The Euleptes europaea isolate rEulEur1 chromosome 2, rEulEur1.hap1, whole genome shotgun sequence genome has a segment encoding these proteins:
- the LOC130473834 gene encoding mast cell protease 2-like, protein MEHYPSLGFFLLASLAAHVAFGGTLRSQIVGGHEAPPHSRPYVAALKIGGNFGCGGFLVAPQWVMSAAHCNGDILVILGAHDLNAVEDTQQVFGVESAHEHPDYKLYGGTPYNDILLLKLDREAKLNKYVQVIPLPQTENDLPKNTECVVAGWGRIDDRYEGTSKLFMTNVTFPGRRKCLQFFPELTDGMVCAGGRSKLCDVSNGDSGSALVCNGAAHGVVSFGFQVPPSVYTRVADYLPWIRKVMGQGQERPEPPAF, encoded by the exons ATGGAGCACTACCCGAGTCTGGGTTTCTTCCTTCTGGCCTCCTTAGCTGCCCATGTGGCCTTTGGTG GCACTCTACGCAGCCAGATCGTCGGAGGGCACGAAGCCCCCCCACACTCTcgaccttatgtagcagctctgAAAATAGGTGGAAATTTTGGCTGCGGGGGCTTCCTGGTGGCCCCTCAGTGGGTGATGTCTGCAGCCCACTGCAACGG AGACATCCTTGTCATTCTGGGAGCTCATGATCTGAACGCTGTAGAAGACACCCAGCAAGTGTTCGGTGTGGAAAGTGCTCATGAACATCCAGACTACAAGCTATATGGTGGAACGCCATACAATGACATTCTTCTCCTGAAG CTGGATCGCGAAGCCAAGCTCAACAAATACGTCCAAGTCATTCCTTTACCACAGACCGAAAACGATCTCCCCAAAAACACAGAATGTGTTGTCGCGGGCTGGGGACGCATCGACGACCGGTATGAAGGCACATCCAAGCTTTTTATGACCAACGTCACCTTCCCTGGCCGCAGGAAGTGCCTGCAGTTCTTCCCAGAACTCACCGACGGCATGGTTTGCGCAGGGGGCCGCTCCAAGCTCTGTGATGTCAGCAAC GGGGATTCCGGAAGCGCTCTGGTGTGCAATGGAGCCGCTCACGGGGTTGTCTCCTTCGGCTTCCAAGTGCCACCGTCAGTTTACACCCGTGTCGCTGACTACCTTCCTTGGATCAGAAAGGTCATGGGGCAAGGCCAGGAAAGGCCAGAACCACCCGCCTTCTGA